In Rhizobium sp. 9140, the genomic stretch GTATCAGCCAGGCAGATTACGACACGCTGAGCCAGATCGCACCCGTCATTGCCTATCCCCAAGCGCCCTGGTCCACCGACTGGCGCGAGACGATCCGGCTCGACAGCGCCGGGCTTGGAATGGCGAAGGAGGGCGAGGCGCTGATTGCCGGGATCGAGGCCGACATCGCCAGCACGCTCGCCGGGCATCCGGAGTTGAAGGGCAAATCGGCAATGTTCATCACGCATCTGAGCGCGTCGGACCTCAGCATCATCAATTTCTACACGACCAATGACACGCGGGTGAAGTTCTTCGCAGATCTGGGGCTGGCCTCGCCGAAAAGCGTTATCGAGGCATCGCAGCCGGGGAAATATTCCGGTTCCGTCAGCGCCGAGCAGATCGATGCGTTCGATGACGTCGATATTCTCGTGACCTACGGAGATCAGGCGCTTTTCGATTCGCTCAAGGCCAATCCGCTGACGCGGCACATGCCGGCGGTGGCGAACGGAGCGCTCGTGATGCTCGGCAACGATCCGGTGGGCAACGCCGCCAACCCGACGCCGCTTTCGATCCGCTGGGTGCTGAAGGATTATGTCTCGCGGCTGGGCGCGGCGGCCAAGACCCGGAAATGACATCGGCCGCGATCAAAAACCCCGCCCGTCGCCACGGCATCGTCGCCCGCTCCAGCCGGATGCGCGGGCTCTGGCTTCTCGTGCTCGTCGCCGTGCTCGCGCTGCTTGCCGCGCTGTCGGTCACCATCGGCACACGCGATGTTGCCTGGGCGGAGATCAGGACGGCGCTGGGCGGCGCGCAGGAGACGATCGGTCAGGCGGCGGTCGCACTTCGTCTTCCACGCACCCTTCTTGCCGTGCTTGCTGGGGCCGCACTCGGGCTTGCCGGCGCGATCATGCAGGGCGTTACGCGCAATCCGCTCGCAGATCCCGGCATTCTCGGCGTGAATATGGGGGCCTCTCTTGCCGTGGTCATCGGCGTGGCCTGGTTCGGGGTGACCTCGGCGCATGCCTATATCTGGACGGCGATTTCGGGTGCGGGCGGTGCTGCAGTGTTCGTCTATACGATCGGATCGCTCGGTCGCGGCGGTGCGACGCCGCTCAAGCTGGCGCTGGCGGGTGCCGCGACCTCCGTCGCCTTCGCCTCGCTGGTCATCGCGATCGTTCTGCCACGCGGCGATATCGCAGGCGGCATCCATGCCTGGCAGATCGGCGGCGTCGGCGGTGCCACCTATCAACGCGTCGTTCCCGTCCTGCCGTTTCTCGGCGTCGGCTTTGCCATCAGCCTCCTTTCCGCCCGCAAGCTGAACGCGCTGGCTCTCGGCGACGATGTGGCCGCTGGCCTTGGCGAGCATGTCGCCGCCGCCCGTGCCGTCGCTTCGCTCGGCGCGATCCTGCTTTGCGGCGCGACAACAGCTGTTTGCGGTCCGATTGGCTTCCTCGGCCTCGTAGTGCCGCACCTTTGCCGGACACTGATCGGCGTCGATCACCGGTGGCTGCTGCCGTTCTCGGCCCTTGGCGGCGCGGCCCTGCTGCTCGGCGCCGATATTCTCGGACGCATCGTTGCGCGGCCGGGTGAAATCGATGTCGGCATCATCACCGCGCTCATCGGCGCCCCGTTCTTCATCTGGATCGTGCGGCGGCAGCGGGTGAGGGAGCTGTGAGCGTGCCGTCCCGGACAATCGATTTCCTTGCCGATCATCGCCGTCGTCGTGCACGCCGTCATTCGATGGCGCTCGGCCTTTTGCTCGCGCTGATGGTCGTTGTCTTCGGCATAACCCTCTCCGTCGGCAAAAGCATCGTCGCGCCACTGGATGTCCTCAGAGTGCTCTCGGGCGAGCCGGTTCCCGGCACGTCCTTCACCGTCGGGCAACTGCGCCTGCCGCGCGCGGTCCTCTCGGTTGTCTCCGGCCTCTGCTTCGGGCTCGGCGGCGTCGCCTTTCAGATCATGCTGCGCAATCCGCTGGCGAGCCCGGATATTATCGGCATCACCTCGGGCGCGGGTGCCGCAGCGGTGTTTGCCATCGTCGTCCTCCAGATGTCGGGGCCGGTTGTGTCGCTGCTGGCTGTCGGGGCCGGGCTTGGCGTCGCCTTGCTCGTCTACGGATTGTCGTTCCGAAATGGCGTCGGTGGCACGCGTCTCATTCTGGTCGGCATCGGCGTTTCCGCCATGCTGCAAAGCGTCATCGCCTATATCCTCTCCACCGCGCCCTCCTGGAGCCTGCAGGAGGCGATGCGCTGGCTGACGGGCAGCGTCAACGGCGCCCAGTTGCAGCAGGCCCTGCCGCTTCTTCTGGCGCTTGCCGTCTTCGGCGGCATTCTCCTCGGCCGCACCCGCGATCTCGAAGCGCTGAGGCTCGGCGACGATACCGCGTCGGCCCTCGGTGTTCGCGTCTCGCAAACCCGAATGCTGGTCATCGTCTCCGCCGTCGGCATGATTGCGGCGGCCACCGC encodes the following:
- a CDS encoding iron-siderophore ABC transporter substrate-binding protein — its product is MRYFRFATQIVMAVWLLMQGHALAAQGDAYPITIRHAFGTTVIEKKPERVAAVAWANHEVPLALGIVPVGMARANFGDDDNDGILPWVKARLDELGGETPVLFDEGDGIDFEAVAATHPDVILAAYSGISQADYDTLSQIAPVIAYPQAPWSTDWRETIRLDSAGLGMAKEGEALIAGIEADIASTLAGHPELKGKSAMFITHLSASDLSIINFYTTNDTRVKFFADLGLASPKSVIEASQPGKYSGSVSAEQIDAFDDVDILVTYGDQALFDSLKANPLTRHMPAVANGALVMLGNDPVGNAANPTPLSIRWVLKDYVSRLGAAAKTRK
- a CDS encoding FecCD family ABC transporter permease, with product MTSAAIKNPARRHGIVARSSRMRGLWLLVLVAVLALLAALSVTIGTRDVAWAEIRTALGGAQETIGQAAVALRLPRTLLAVLAGAALGLAGAIMQGVTRNPLADPGILGVNMGASLAVVIGVAWFGVTSAHAYIWTAISGAGGAAVFVYTIGSLGRGGATPLKLALAGAATSVAFASLVIAIVLPRGDIAGGIHAWQIGGVGGATYQRVVPVLPFLGVGFAISLLSARKLNALALGDDVAAGLGEHVAAARAVASLGAILLCGATTAVCGPIGFLGLVVPHLCRTLIGVDHRWLLPFSALGGAALLLGADILGRIVARPGEIDVGIITALIGAPFFIWIVRRQRVREL
- a CDS encoding FecCD family ABC transporter permease; the protein is MSVPSRTIDFLADHRRRRARRHSMALGLLLALMVVVFGITLSVGKSIVAPLDVLRVLSGEPVPGTSFTVGQLRLPRAVLSVVSGLCFGLGGVAFQIMLRNPLASPDIIGITSGAGAAAVFAIVVLQMSGPVVSLLAVGAGLGVALLVYGLSFRNGVGGTRLILVGIGVSAMLQSVIAYILSTAPSWSLQEAMRWLTGSVNGAQLQQALPLLLALAVFGGILLGRTRDLEALRLGDDTASALGVRVSQTRMLVIVSAVGMIAAATAVTGPIAFVAFLAGPIAARIVRSNGSLLLPAALVGAILVLVGDYVGQVLLPSRYPVGVITGALGAPYLIFLIVRVNRTGGSL